A genomic segment from Saprospiraceae bacterium encodes:
- a CDS encoding proline dehydrogenase family protein, giving the protein MENLGKPVLKVSEELEKMAKYITGDQMSMVNLDFDNTEVAFAHKTDKELKKAAWLFGLMNKHWLVGLGSKLGVTAIKLHLPFVEGLVKSTIFEQFCGGTTLLQTQKAVDHMAKFNVFSILDYGAEGKEKEEDFNITMNETIRAMEFASRSAFIPVVSTKVTGMARFDLLAAVQKQIPFTSQTRPEYRNVLKRMDAICHVASKHNIKVFFDAEESWIQDTIDHLVTVMMRRYNRTKVVVYNTFQMYRADRLQFLVHSYNLAKKGGYMLGAKLVRGAYMEKERERAKHYGYQSPIHLNKAATDDAFNAAIRFCVDNYKDIASCNASHNRESALLQAELISHKQLPLDHPHLNFCQLYGMSDNLTFNLAKAGYNVAKYVPYGQVRDVVPYLIRRAQENSSITGDMSREYNLVHKEMKRRGIV; this is encoded by the coding sequence ATGGAAAACCTTGGTAAACCTGTATTGAAAGTTTCAGAAGAGCTCGAAAAGATGGCTAAATACATTACTGGCGATCAAATGTCTATGGTAAATCTTGATTTTGATAATACAGAAGTTGCTTTTGCCCATAAGACCGACAAGGAGCTGAAAAAAGCTGCCTGGTTATTTGGCTTGATGAACAAGCATTGGCTGGTTGGTTTGGGGTCCAAGCTTGGGGTGACAGCGATAAAGTTACATTTGCCATTTGTAGAAGGATTGGTCAAAAGCACCATATTTGAGCAATTTTGCGGAGGCACAACTTTGCTGCAAACGCAAAAGGCAGTTGACCACATGGCAAAATTCAATGTATTTAGTATCCTCGACTATGGCGCTGAGGGGAAAGAAAAGGAAGAAGACTTTAACATCACCATGAATGAAACGATCAGGGCGATGGAGTTTGCTTCCAGGTCTGCTTTCATTCCTGTTGTGAGTACGAAGGTGACGGGTATGGCCCGCTTTGATTTGCTAGCAGCGGTGCAAAAGCAAATCCCTTTTACTTCTCAAACCAGGCCGGAATACAGAAATGTATTGAAACGAATGGATGCCATTTGCCATGTAGCTAGCAAACACAATATTAAAGTTTTTTTTGACGCCGAAGAAAGCTGGATACAAGATACCATTGATCATCTTGTGACAGTCATGATGCGCAGATATAACCGGACTAAAGTAGTTGTTTACAACACTTTTCAGATGTATCGGGCAGATCGATTACAGTTTTTAGTTCATTCTTACAATTTGGCCAAGAAGGGAGGTTATATGCTTGGTGCCAAATTGGTGAGGGGAGCCTATATGGAAAAAGAAAGAGAACGGGCAAAACACTATGGTTATCAGTCACCTATTCACCTCAATAAGGCAGCTACAGATGATGCCTTTAATGCAGCAATTCGCTTTTGTGTTGATAATTACAAGGATATTGCTTCCTGTAATGCTTCTCACAACAGAGAGAGCGCATTATTACAAGCAGAGCTTATTTCACACAAACAATTACCCCTAGACCACCCGCACCTTAATTTTTGCCAATTGTATGGCATGAGTGATAACCTAACCTTTAACCTGGCAAAAGCAGGTTATAATGTGGCCAAATACGTGCCATATGGCCAAGTAAGGGATGTGGTTCCCTATCTCATTCGTAGAGCCCAGGAGAATTCTTCTATCACGGGGGATATGAGTCGCGAATATAATTTGGTGCATAAAGAAATGAAAAGAAGAGGTATTGTTTAA
- a CDS encoding DUF368 domain-containing protein, whose amino-acid sequence MNRINLFLKGMAMGIAEVIPGVSGGTIAFISGIYEELLDTIKAVLGPAIFNGFKTGGLKGTWEAANGTFLVTLLSGMALGVIGGVFTISHLLETHPQLLWAFFFGLILASAIYMGKQVAKWSLPEIIGLALGTLIAFYITVASPSQGSESLIFVFLSGAIAISALILPGISGSFILLLMGMYTYILPTVKDMLKTFDLSAIIVVGTFALGCLFGLATFSRVLSWTFKHYRNPTIAILTGFLIGSLNKLWPWRNILEYRTNSKGEEVPFLEKSVLPSQFDGDPQVLMVIVLMVVGFVLILGLERLGHKEKQD is encoded by the coding sequence ATGAATAGGATCAATTTATTTCTGAAAGGAATGGCCATGGGGATAGCCGAAGTTATCCCAGGCGTATCTGGCGGAACCATCGCCTTCATCAGTGGTATTTACGAGGAACTGTTGGATACCATTAAAGCTGTGTTGGGGCCAGCTATTTTCAATGGCTTCAAAACAGGCGGCTTGAAAGGGACATGGGAAGCTGCGAATGGCACCTTTTTGGTGACTTTGTTGAGCGGGATGGCTTTGGGCGTTATCGGTGGGGTGTTTACCATTTCGCACCTGCTGGAAACGCATCCACAGTTGTTGTGGGCTTTTTTCTTTGGATTGATATTGGCCTCAGCCATCTACATGGGCAAGCAAGTCGCTAAATGGAGCCTTCCTGAAATAATAGGACTGGCTTTGGGAACCCTGATTGCCTTTTACATCACGGTGGCCAGCCCAAGTCAGGGCTCCGAATCCCTTATTTTTGTCTTTTTATCGGGCGCTATAGCCATTTCGGCTTTGATTTTGCCCGGTATTTCTGGCAGTTTTATCCTTTTATTGATGGGCATGTATACTTACATTTTGCCAACAGTGAAGGATATGTTGAAAACATTCGACCTATCCGCTATCATAGTCGTAGGTACCTTTGCTTTGGGTTGTTTATTTGGATTGGCCACTTTTTCCCGGGTTTTATCCTGGACTTTTAAGCATTACCGAAACCCCACAATCGCCATATTGACAGGTTTTTTAATTGGTTCCTTGAACAAGCTTTGGCCCTGGCGAAACATTTTGGAATACAGGACAAATAGCAAAGGAGAAGAAGTGCCATTTTTAGAAAAAAGTGTTTTGCCCTCACAATTTGATGGCGATCCTCAGGTACTCATGGTTATTGTCTTGATGGTGGTAGGATTTGTTTTGATTTTGGGGTTGGAAAGATTAGGACATAAGGAAAAGCAAGATTAA
- a CDS encoding shikimate dehydrogenase, whose product MDVKQVKKLYGLIGYPLSHSFSKRYFAEKFEKEHIGDSFYELFPIASIKDLPQLIADHPNLVGLNVTIPYKEQILPFLDEIEEGAAAAGAVNTVLLKNGQKKGYNSDVYGFIKSLENAMDQSRQSISKALILGTGGAAKAVKYALERKGINTLYVSRTKGPGQLSYTDLTKDIVETHSLIVNTSPLGMAPKVDTFPNIPYHYIGENHLCFDLVYNPTMTLFLQKSQEQGAHTLNGLEMLYLQAEKSWEIWTTN is encoded by the coding sequence ATGGATGTTAAGCAGGTGAAAAAATTGTATGGCTTGATTGGGTATCCCTTATCTCATTCCTTTTCAAAGCGGTATTTTGCTGAAAAATTTGAGAAGGAGCACATCGGAGATAGCTTTTATGAGCTTTTCCCCATTGCTTCGATCAAGGATTTACCGCAGTTGATAGCAGACCATCCCAACTTGGTGGGCTTAAATGTAACCATCCCCTATAAAGAGCAAATATTGCCTTTTCTGGATGAAATAGAGGAGGGGGCTGCTGCTGCTGGTGCAGTGAATACTGTTTTGCTAAAAAATGGTCAAAAAAAAGGCTACAATTCAGATGTCTATGGCTTTATAAAGTCTTTAGAAAATGCTATGGATCAAAGTAGGCAAAGCATTTCAAAGGCTTTAATCCTCGGAACAGGTGGGGCGGCCAAGGCCGTAAAATATGCCCTTGAGCGCAAAGGAATAAATACCTTGTATGTATCCAGAACAAAGGGCCCTGGGCAATTGTCTTACACAGACCTGACAAAAGATATTGTTGAAACACATAGCTTGATTGTAAATACAAGCCCGCTCGGGATGGCCCCGAAGGTTGACACTTTCCCTAATATTCCGTATCATTACATTGGTGAAAATCACCTTTGTTTTGATTTGGTTTATAATCCTACGATGACGCTTTTTTTGCAGAAGTCTCAGGAACAAGGAGCCCATACTTTAAATGGCTTAGAAATGTTGTATTTACAAGCAGAAAAGTCCTGGGAAATCTGGACAACAAACTAG
- a CDS encoding DUF1343 domain-containing protein produces the protein MKVNIFVVILAIFNVYCGSNQPTAALSSFKIAQAEDIKVGAENLSLYWPLIKDKKVAFMVNQTSRLGEQHLIDSLHIKGLSIQCIFSPEHGFRGTADAGEKISDGKDPSTGIPIISLYGQKKKPTKADLEGVDLVIFDIQDVGARFYTYISSMHYLMEACAEFNVPFMILDRPNPNGHYVDGPVLDPEFSSFVGMHKVPVVHGMTVGEYATMVNQEGWLSYGFKCQLTVIPCTGYTHQTPYTLPIKPSPNLPNMRAIYLYPSLCFFEPTDASIGRGTDTQFQVIGSPGYQAGDYTFTPVPKPGAQSPKHKDETCRGYDLSTIPEEDIRKEARINLGYLLDFYKNTPNKERFFTSTSFFDKLAGGEQLRKQIINGKTEEEIRKSWEPALSQFKEIRQKYLLYLE, from the coding sequence GTGAAGGTAAATATTTTTGTTGTAATATTGGCGATTTTTAATGTCTATTGTGGAAGCAACCAACCTACTGCTGCGCTGTCAAGCTTTAAAATAGCCCAAGCGGAAGACATAAAGGTGGGCGCCGAAAACCTCTCCCTATACTGGCCACTGATCAAGGATAAAAAGGTAGCCTTCATGGTGAACCAAACCTCTCGATTAGGAGAGCAACATCTGATAGATTCGCTTCATATCAAAGGCTTATCTATCCAATGTATCTTTTCACCAGAGCATGGTTTTCGTGGTACGGCAGATGCCGGAGAAAAAATTTCAGATGGGAAGGACCCTTCGACGGGAATTCCTATTATTTCGCTTTATGGACAAAAGAAAAAGCCCACCAAAGCGGATTTGGAAGGGGTGGATTTGGTGATTTTTGATATACAAGATGTAGGTGCTCGATTTTACACCTATATTTCAAGCATGCATTATTTGATGGAAGCATGTGCTGAATTTAATGTCCCATTTATGATTCTGGATCGGCCCAATCCGAATGGCCATTATGTCGATGGTCCCGTTTTAGACCCCGAATTTTCTTCTTTTGTCGGGATGCACAAAGTTCCTGTTGTGCACGGTATGACGGTAGGTGAATACGCCACGATGGTCAACCAAGAGGGGTGGCTAAGTTATGGTTTCAAATGTCAGCTCACCGTGATACCCTGTACCGGCTATACCCACCAAACCCCCTACACCCTCCCGATCAAGCCCTCCCCAAACCTCCCAAATATGCGTGCCATTTATTTGTATCCTTCCCTCTGCTTTTTTGAGCCTACGGATGCGAGTATCGGGCGGGGAACAGATACGCAGTTTCAGGTCATTGGTTCCCCAGGATACCAGGCAGGTGATTATACCTTCACACCCGTCCCTAAACCGGGCGCCCAGTCTCCTAAACATAAAGATGAAACCTGCAGGGGATATGATTTAAGCACCATCCCAGAAGAAGACATTAGAAAAGAAGCTCGGATTAATCTAGGTTATCTGCTGGATTTTTATAAAAACACCCCAAATAAAGAGCGTTTTTTCACCAGTACTAGCTTTTTTGACAAATTGGCTGGAGGCGAGCAACTTCGCAAGCAAATTATTAATGGAAAAACAGAAGAAGAAATCCGAAAAAGTTGGGAACCCGCCTTGAGTCAATTCAAAGAAATCCGTCAAAAATACCTCCTGTATTTAGAATAG